Proteins from a single region of Parasedimentitalea psychrophila:
- a CDS encoding methyl-accepting chemotaxis protein — MTSFNSIKLAHKLPMFFVGFGVLMATILVSLSNMSFKSNTVASTEEHFQAIVADRELALTTFMDGVDADILTMAAAPSTAQALQEFNKSWTEINGDPGETLRQAYVNDNPNPLGQKHLLTRAPGDSSYNNHHEGFHPGLRVLMETKGYYDVFLINMAGDIIYSVFKEADYGTNLLTGPYQNSGLGEVFRTATSGAPGEIHFSDLEGYAPSNGDAAAFISTLIQNERGDAIGVLSFQLPVELLTNITNNSAGQGDSVEVYLVGKDMRARTTSRFDGGFQVLQEMLASEQISSALDGGKGFFHDAIGLNGQQVIAFSDAVDFHEGHWALVAEQDWAEVMAPVIAERNKLLIASIICAVVMSFLGWLFARSITQPIATICQSMDNVASGDLDHDIPSADRGDELGQLGKALHSLRDDLKLARSAEEERTEQQREQSVVVEQLSLGLVNLSTGDFSSPLNTAFPADYEQLRSDFNRTLATLSSTIVEVISSADSIRDGATEISQASDDLSQRTESQAATLEQTAAALEQMTTSVKSAAEGTRSVEIIVNEAKVEAEESGAVVQNAVEAMTGIESSARHIGQIISVIDDIAFQTNLLALNAGVEAARAGKAGRGFAVVASEVRALAQRSSDAAMEIKTLIGDSSKQVDQGVKLVGKAGDALTSITDRVTNIAQLVSEIAVGTAEQSTGLGEINLGVTQLDQVTQQNAAMVEQATAASHLLNTDANKLSQLVSHFNIDGRKPAVSSTANLVDFTTPTAHGTDWDIAPESRPRAAAATAHPSKADTWQDF; from the coding sequence ATGACATCCTTTAATTCAATCAAACTTGCGCATAAGCTGCCAATGTTTTTTGTGGGATTTGGTGTGCTTATGGCCACCATCCTCGTTTCGCTCAGTAACATGAGCTTCAAGAGCAATACGGTTGCCAGCACCGAAGAACATTTTCAGGCAATTGTCGCTGATCGTGAATTGGCCCTGACCACCTTTATGGACGGTGTTGATGCCGACATCTTGACGATGGCAGCGGCGCCCTCGACGGCACAGGCGCTGCAAGAGTTCAACAAGAGCTGGACCGAAATTAATGGCGATCCGGGTGAAACCCTGCGCCAGGCATATGTGAACGACAACCCAAATCCGCTGGGCCAGAAACACCTGTTGACCCGGGCGCCCGGGGACTCCTCGTATAATAATCACCATGAAGGGTTTCACCCAGGTCTGCGGGTCCTGATGGAAACCAAGGGCTATTATGATGTCTTTCTGATCAACATGGCAGGCGACATTATTTATTCCGTGTTCAAAGAGGCCGACTATGGCACCAACCTGCTCACTGGTCCCTACCAGAATTCTGGCCTCGGAGAGGTATTCCGCACCGCCACCAGCGGCGCTCCGGGCGAGATCCACTTTTCAGATCTTGAAGGATATGCGCCCAGCAATGGCGATGCGGCCGCATTTATCTCCACCCTTATCCAAAACGAACGCGGAGATGCTATCGGCGTGCTTTCGTTTCAGCTGCCTGTCGAGTTGCTGACCAATATCACCAATAATTCTGCCGGCCAGGGCGACAGTGTTGAGGTCTATCTGGTCGGAAAGGATATGCGGGCCCGCACTACCTCGCGCTTTGATGGCGGGTTTCAGGTTCTCCAAGAGATGCTGGCCAGTGAGCAAATCTCTTCTGCCCTGGACGGCGGCAAGGGATTTTTTCATGATGCCATCGGCCTGAACGGACAGCAGGTTATCGCCTTTTCCGACGCCGTCGACTTCCATGAGGGTCACTGGGCCCTGGTGGCCGAGCAAGACTGGGCTGAGGTGATGGCGCCGGTCATTGCAGAGCGCAACAAGCTACTGATTGCCTCAATAATCTGCGCGGTGGTGATGTCTTTCCTGGGATGGCTGTTTGCGCGCAGCATTACCCAACCAATCGCAACAATCTGTCAGAGCATGGATAACGTGGCTTCAGGGGATCTTGACCACGACATCCCATCAGCAGACCGTGGCGACGAACTGGGCCAACTCGGTAAGGCTTTGCACAGCCTGCGGGATGACTTGAAACTGGCACGCAGCGCCGAGGAAGAACGCACCGAGCAGCAACGCGAGCAGTCTGTGGTGGTCGAACAATTGAGCCTCGGCCTTGTCAACCTCTCCACCGGTGACTTCTCAAGCCCATTGAACACCGCGTTCCCGGCCGACTACGAACAATTGCGCAGCGACTTCAACCGCACCCTGGCAACCCTCAGCTCGACCATTGTCGAGGTAATCAGCTCGGCCGACAGTATCCGCGATGGGGCCACAGAGATCAGCCAGGCCTCGGATGATCTGTCGCAACGCACCGAAAGCCAAGCCGCAACACTGGAGCAGACGGCAGCGGCGCTGGAACAGATGACCACCAGTGTCAAATCGGCTGCCGAGGGCACACGCAGCGTTGAAATCATCGTCAACGAAGCCAAAGTAGAGGCCGAAGAAAGCGGCGCCGTAGTGCAGAACGCAGTGGAAGCCATGACCGGGATCGAAAGTTCGGCCCGCCATATTGGCCAGATCATCAGCGTGATTGACGATATTGCATTCCAAACCAATCTGTTGGCGCTGAACGCCGGGGTCGAGGCGGCCCGCGCGGGCAAAGCAGGACGTGGCTTTGCGGTGGTGGCCTCCGAAGTGCGCGCCCTGGCGCAGCGCTCCTCGGATGCGGCGATGGAGATCAAGACGTTGATTGGTGACAGCTCTAAACAGGTCGATCAGGGTGTTAAACTTGTTGGCAAAGCAGGCGATGCGCTAACCAGCATTACCGACCGCGTCACCAATATCGCGCAACTGGTGTCGGAAATTGCGGTTGGAACAGCTGAACAATCCACCGGGTTGGGGGAAATCAACCTCGGCGTGACCCAGTTGGATCAGGTCACCCAGCAGAACGCTGCGATGGTAGAGCAAGCCACGGCGGCCAGTCACCTGCTGAACACCGATGCCAATAAACTGTCGCAACTGGTGTCGCATTTCAATATCGACGGTCGCAAGCCCGCCGTCAGCAGCACCGCCAACCTGGTCGATTTCACCACTCCAACGGCCCATGGGACGGACTGGGACATCGCCCCCGAGTCGCGGCCTCGCGCGGCCGCAGCTACCGCTCATCCCAGCAAAGCAGATACCTGGCAGGACTTTTAA
- a CDS encoding methyl-accepting chemotaxis protein, which translates to MKLRSYILSLIAIPLIGLAVVGSMKGKADFTRFSNAQKTQENTGDAVKLTNMAHLLQVERGQSAGFLASGGSNFRDDLIKTRLQVDSAISETAKSVQTQLNALENMRRDIDALKTVAPKMGAYYTNIIAALLDEAGNRMLGQENPRIVRFASGLVALSAAKEAAGLQRAAGAAGFSSGQFDLPAYRNFSEKGAAEQRMLHVAQLALSQHLPDLDIQKFLRESPLQGLRQAVLAAGPGGNAPDLTSLEWFNLSTKWISHLYEIEGSIATKMTDIASAEARSALFTFALTGLIVLLAIAACSGLGIRLIRIFDTQFGALQQDLDRLSRKDFDFTPAFLDTQNEIGLLNQAMEKTRAELQSADASLAATEADRTTVIKSLDQGLSRLADRDLDCAIEDSFPVEYEDLRKSFNTTVTTLSDTLQQVIETSGSIFGSSSEISQASDELSRRTESQAATLEQTAAALDELTASVKSAAKGARSVETIMEDAQQEAKDSGIVVQSAVSAMTEIEQSSSQISQIIKVIDDIAFQTNLLALNAGVEAARAGESGRGFAVVASEVRALAQRSSDAAEEIKALIDNSAKQVAQGVALVGETGAALDSIAGRIGHISKLVTDIAVGAGEQSVGLAEINTGVVELDQVTQENAAMVEQSTAAGHLLKSDASKLSETVAQFKISASRSSAPLRSVPSTPAPNDSPAPVDTNWQTDEIAAAPTRRSMTDNTARDLWQDF; encoded by the coding sequence ATGAAGCTACGATCATATATTCTCTCCTTGATAGCTATTCCTCTTATTGGCCTTGCGGTCGTTGGCAGTATGAAAGGCAAAGCGGATTTCACTCGTTTTTCCAACGCGCAGAAAACGCAGGAAAATACTGGCGATGCCGTGAAATTGACTAACATGGCTCATTTACTGCAAGTTGAACGCGGACAATCGGCTGGTTTTCTCGCCTCTGGCGGCAGCAACTTTCGCGATGATTTAATCAAAACCCGGCTGCAGGTTGATAGTGCCATTTCCGAAACCGCCAAGTCGGTGCAAACCCAGTTAAACGCGCTTGAAAACATGCGGCGTGATATCGACGCGCTGAAAACCGTTGCTCCGAAAATGGGTGCCTATTACACCAATATCATTGCTGCGCTCTTGGATGAGGCCGGCAACCGGATGTTGGGGCAGGAGAATCCCCGTATCGTCAGATTTGCATCAGGTCTTGTTGCGCTAAGTGCGGCGAAGGAGGCTGCAGGGCTTCAGCGTGCCGCTGGGGCAGCTGGGTTTAGCTCGGGTCAGTTTGACCTGCCTGCCTATCGCAATTTTTCCGAAAAAGGCGCCGCAGAACAGCGGATGCTTCATGTTGCCCAGCTTGCGCTCTCACAGCATTTACCTGATCTGGATATCCAGAAATTTTTAAGGGAGAGTCCATTACAGGGTCTTCGCCAGGCGGTGCTGGCCGCCGGACCTGGCGGCAATGCGCCCGATCTGACCAGTCTGGAATGGTTTAATCTATCAACAAAGTGGATCAGCCATCTTTATGAAATCGAAGGATCAATCGCCACCAAAATGACTGATATTGCCTCGGCTGAGGCGCGTAGCGCTCTTTTTACTTTTGCATTAACAGGTCTGATCGTTCTCCTCGCAATTGCTGCATGTAGCGGTCTCGGGATACGCCTGATCCGCATATTCGACACCCAGTTCGGAGCCTTGCAGCAGGATTTGGACCGGCTGTCGCGCAAAGACTTTGACTTCACGCCAGCCTTTCTGGACACACAGAACGAGATCGGCTTGCTGAACCAGGCGATGGAGAAAACCCGCGCCGAACTGCAGAGCGCCGATGCTAGTCTCGCCGCAACCGAGGCGGATCGCACCACTGTTATCAAATCGCTGGATCAAGGCCTATCGCGCCTGGCCGACCGCGATCTGGATTGCGCCATCGAAGACAGCTTTCCGGTTGAGTATGAAGATCTGCGTAAAAGCTTCAATACAACCGTGACCACGCTAAGTGACACCCTGCAGCAAGTGATCGAAACTTCGGGCAGCATTTTTGGCAGTTCAAGCGAGATCAGTCAGGCCTCTGACGAGTTGTCGCGGCGGACTGAAAGTCAGGCAGCAACCCTTGAACAGACAGCCGCCGCGCTGGATGAGTTGACGGCATCCGTCAAATCAGCGGCAAAGGGCGCCCGCAGCGTTGAGACAATCATGGAAGATGCGCAGCAGGAGGCCAAAGACAGCGGCATCGTGGTGCAAAGCGCGGTTTCAGCGATGACCGAGATTGAGCAGTCTTCGAGCCAGATTTCGCAGATCATCAAAGTAATTGACGACATCGCCTTCCAAACCAATTTGCTGGCGCTAAACGCCGGTGTCGAAGCGGCCCGAGCAGGTGAATCCGGGCGCGGCTTTGCGGTGGTCGCATCAGAAGTTCGCGCGCTGGCGCAACGCTCCTCGGATGCCGCAGAAGAGATCAAAGCCCTGATCGACAACAGCGCAAAACAGGTCGCACAAGGCGTGGCCCTGGTCGGTGAAACGGGCGCAGCACTTGACAGCATCGCCGGGCGCATTGGCCATATTTCCAAGCTGGTCACAGATATTGCCGTCGGCGCGGGGGAACAGTCCGTCGGTTTGGCAGAGATCAATACCGGGGTGGTCGAATTGGATCAGGTGACGCAGGAGAACGCCGCCATGGTAGAACAATCCACCGCCGCCGGGCACTTGCTGAAATCCGATGCCAGCAAACTGTCCGAAACGGTGGCCCAGTTTAAAATATCGGCCAGCCGCAGCAGCGCCCCGCTGCGCTCCGTCCCGTCGACACCTGCCCCCAACGACAGTCCGGCCCCTGTCGATACCAACTGGCAGACGGATGAAATCGCCGCCGCGCCAACAAGGCGCAGCATGACCGACAATACCGCAAGGGATCTGTGGCAGGACTTTTAG
- a CDS encoding LysR family transcriptional regulator, which produces MRITARQIELFQMAYRHRSTRKAANALNISQPAISRAVADLEAEMAVALFDRAGRKFEPTAAAHSLSAAIRSHYYGIDRVVEAASLIASGTFGVLNVVALPAVADTVVARAAATLMARHSKLRIDIDVMGEQECLAMLRSGNADCAVICSSPSDAGFTSRLIREIRPVAALSAEDPLAAQREVSLQQLAENDLVMLPPDSPFRRALELELAKSRISFSVRAEVRTQSALAEYVISGIGRGVIDPLTGAMFSAAALVLRPLRASLIWPINLVAPASTMALPVTQLLLDELKPD; this is translated from the coding sequence ATGCGTATTACGGCTCGACAGATCGAACTTTTCCAGATGGCCTACCGTCATAGGTCCACCCGTAAAGCTGCAAATGCGCTGAATATTTCACAACCCGCGATCAGCCGCGCGGTGGCCGATCTTGAAGCTGAAATGGCGGTCGCGTTATTTGACCGGGCAGGGCGCAAGTTTGAGCCGACCGCCGCCGCGCACAGCCTGAGCGCCGCAATCAGGAGCCATTACTACGGGATTGACCGGGTTGTGGAGGCGGCCAGCCTGATCGCCAGCGGCACCTTTGGTGTGCTGAATGTGGTCGCTCTGCCTGCCGTTGCGGATACCGTGGTGGCCCGCGCCGCTGCAACGCTGATGGCGCGCCATTCAAAACTGCGCATCGACATTGATGTGATGGGGGAACAGGAGTGCCTTGCTATGCTGCGATCCGGTAATGCGGATTGTGCGGTCATCTGTTCGAGCCCTAGCGATGCTGGCTTTACCAGTCGCTTGATCCGCGAAATCAGACCGGTTGCTGCGCTGTCAGCAGAGGACCCACTGGCGGCGCAGCGAGAGGTCTCGCTGCAGCAACTTGCGGAAAACGATCTGGTGATGCTGCCGCCGGACAGCCCCTTTCGACGGGCGCTTGAATTGGAACTGGCCAAATCCCGGATTTCATTCAGCGTGCGGGCCGAAGTGCGAACCCAATCCGCGCTGGCGGAGTATGTGATCAGCGGCATCGGACGGGGAGTGATCGACCCGCTGACAGGGGCGATGTTTTCTGCTGCGGCTCTGGTGCTGCGTCCGCTGAGGGCCAGCCTGATTTGGCCGATCAATCTGGTTGCGCCTGCGTCAACCATGGCCCTTCCGGTCACCCAATTGTTGCTGGATGAACTCAAGCCTGACTGA
- a CDS encoding TSUP family transporter has translation MFADLPLLLLAIVAGATLQVGVGVGFSIVVAPLMMVLLGTATAVPVLLMLNTLVSVIAVDARIWASGRSLIGQAILGCLAGIVLGVLVYPYLSEQIVLSLTALLLLIGVVSTLVPMKSAIGQFGYRAVSGLSGLATVWAATPGPLMMFGLLAVGRPAHEARKLVQPVALVAYGVAFALHALMDWQSFAGASNLAPFALAAVVGSILGRQIGPRLPQHVITTTIRVISILACAVLFRRAYLIG, from the coding sequence TTGTTTGCTGACCTGCCCTTATTGCTTCTGGCCATCGTTGCCGGTGCCACCCTGCAGGTCGGAGTTGGGGTGGGATTCAGCATTGTTGTAGCGCCACTGATGATGGTCTTGCTGGGCACAGCCACCGCCGTGCCGGTGCTGTTGATGCTGAACACGCTGGTCTCGGTCATCGCCGTGGATGCACGGATCTGGGCAAGTGGCCGCAGCCTGATCGGACAGGCGATTTTGGGCTGCCTCGCGGGCATTGTTCTGGGGGTGCTGGTCTATCCCTATCTGTCTGAGCAGATTGTTCTGTCGTTGACGGCGCTGTTGTTGCTGATCGGCGTGGTCTCCACTCTGGTGCCGATGAAATCCGCCATTGGCCAGTTTGGATATCGGGCGGTGTCGGGTCTGTCCGGGCTGGCGACTGTCTGGGCCGCGACACCGGGGCCGCTGATGATGTTTGGGCTGCTGGCCGTTGGCCGCCCGGCACATGAGGCGCGCAAATTGGTGCAGCCGGTGGCGCTGGTTGCTTACGGCGTGGCTTTTGCGCTGCATGCCCTGATGGACTGGCAAAGTTTTGCGGGCGCCAGCAATTTGGCCCCCTTCGCCCTGGCGGCGGTTGTTGGCAGTATTCTGGGGCGCCAGATTGGCCCAAGACTACCACAGCACGTTATCACCACCACTATTCGAGTTATCTCAATCCTGGCCTGCGCGGTGCTGTTTCGCCGCGCCTATCTGATCGGCTAA
- a CDS encoding D-cysteine desulfhydrase family protein has protein sequence MAIKDMLQRFPRRRLLNSETPVERLDRMSDLLSLDLWLKRDDLTGLGLGGNKTRQLEFYFGEALAQGADTVLITGAVQSNFVRSAAAAAARLGLEAVLQLEQRVPDMGALYHSSGNVLLGKILGAEHISYPMGEDEAGADHALHQRAETLRAEGRRPYVIHLGIDHPPLGALGYVLGGEELNRQISDFDVAVVPSGSGATHAGLLTGLRLVGQTAPVYGICVRRDQEQQSARLKTVLKKLADMMGFGPSLTLNDILTWDGALAPGYGIIGDTTREALTLMARTEGVFLDPVYTAKTFAGLLGLLKEGRIQPGQKVVMLHTGGLPALFGYQTELEGPGRV, from the coding sequence ATGGCAATCAAGGATATGCTGCAGCGCTTCCCCCGCAGGCGGTTGCTCAACAGCGAAACACCGGTGGAACGGCTGGACCGGATGTCTGATCTGCTGAGCCTTGATCTGTGGCTCAAACGCGACGATCTGACCGGGCTTGGACTGGGGGGCAACAAGACCCGCCAGCTGGAGTTTTACTTTGGCGAGGCTTTGGCGCAGGGGGCGGATACGGTTCTGATCACCGGTGCGGTGCAGTCAAACTTTGTCCGCTCTGCCGCCGCCGCTGCGGCGCGTCTGGGCCTTGAAGCTGTCTTGCAACTGGAACAGCGGGTGCCGGACATGGGCGCGCTGTATCACAGTTCCGGTAACGTGTTGCTCGGCAAGATCCTTGGAGCTGAGCATATCAGCTATCCAATGGGCGAGGATGAAGCGGGGGCCGACCATGCGCTGCACCAACGCGCCGAGACATTGCGGGCCGAAGGGCGCAGGCCCTATGTGATCCATCTTGGCATTGATCATCCGCCGCTTGGGGCGCTGGGATATGTCCTCGGCGGCGAGGAACTGAACCGGCAAATCAGTGATTTCGACGTGGCAGTGGTGCCCTCGGGCAGCGGCGCCACCCATGCCGGCTTGCTGACCGGATTGCGCCTGGTTGGGCAAACCGCGCCGGTCTATGGCATCTGCGTCAGGCGCGACCAGGAGCAGCAATCCGCCCGGCTGAAAACAGTGCTGAAAAAGCTGGCGGATATGATGGGTTTCGGCCCCAGTCTGACCCTGAACGACATTCTGACATGGGACGGCGCACTGGCCCCGGGCTATGGCATAATTGGCGACACAACCCGCGAGGCGCTGACCTTGATGGCCCGCACCGAGGGCGTATTTCTGGACCCGGTCTATACCGCCAAAACCTTCGCCGGCCTTTTGGGCTTGCTGAAAGAGGGGCGCATCCAGCCCGGCCAAAAAGTTGTCATGCTGCACACCGGCGGGTTGCCGGCGCTGTTTGGCTACCAGACCGAGCTTGAAGGACCGGGCCGTGTTTGA
- a CDS encoding dimethylsulfonioproprionate lyase family protein, giving the protein MVQNNLFQAMLAAISEVFEAETNPQGPHTAKTLMVTPSPVTFDPVPQCLLDEAMRRVLAASDHPVAGAILKAQNLLPWGSNPVEGNTERSIAAMISVASLLGPEGPIPAPDVRLGLVYMRPDSYYPLHLHDADETYAIIAGQALWTAGDDVRMRQVGDMIHHPSLMPHAFRTGAEGFLAIWRWSGDINTHSYRFTEDQAASIQA; this is encoded by the coding sequence ATGGTTCAGAACAATCTTTTTCAAGCTATGTTGGCGGCAATCTCAGAGGTCTTTGAGGCTGAGACCAACCCGCAGGGGCCTCATACCGCCAAGACGCTGATGGTGACGCCGTCGCCTGTGACCTTTGATCCGGTTCCGCAGTGTCTGCTGGATGAGGCCATGCGCAGGGTCTTGGCCGCCAGTGACCACCCAGTCGCGGGCGCCATTCTAAAGGCGCAAAACCTGCTGCCCTGGGGATCAAATCCGGTCGAAGGAAATACCGAAAGAAGTATCGCCGCGATGATCAGCGTCGCCAGCCTATTGGGGCCGGAAGGGCCTATCCCTGCGCCGGATGTCCGGCTGGGGTTGGTCTATATGCGGCCGGACAGTTATTACCCGCTGCATCTTCATGATGCCGACGAGACTTACGCCATTATTGCCGGGCAGGCGCTGTGGACCGCCGGGGATGATGTAAGGATGCGGCAGGTGGGCGACATGATCCACCACCCCAGCCTGATGCCACATGCCTTTCGGACCGGGGCTGAAGGGTTTCTCGCAATCTGGCGCTGGAGCGGCGATATCAACACCCATTCCTATCGGTTCACCGAAGATCAGGCGGCCTCCATTCAGGCCTGA